One segment of Erigeron canadensis isolate Cc75 chromosome 2, C_canadensis_v1, whole genome shotgun sequence DNA contains the following:
- the LOC122588926 gene encoding transcription factor MYB4-like, producing MVRAPCVDKNGIKKGAWSEEEDNQLRSYVQRYGHWNWRELPKYAGLARCGKSCRLRWMNYLRPTVKRGNFSKEEEDLIDKYHKEMGNRWSAIAAKLPGRSDNEIKNHWHTHLKKRTPKHILDVCKKEQTSSIDHIMQFSSQPPSVISTSSTNVISNESIASRKVSDESIASQRFSEDSSSNSSGVERRFLIDLNQEYVEEE from the exons atggTGAGAGCACCTTGTGTTGATAAAAATGGAATAAAAAAAGGAGCATGGAGTGAAGAAGAAGATAATCAATTAAGATCTTATGTTCAACGTTATGGCCATTGGAATTGGCGCGAACTTCCTAAATATGCTG GATTAGCTAGATGTGGAAAGAGTTGCAGATTGAGATGGATGAATTATTTAAGACCGACTGTGAAACGTGGAAATTTTAGTAAAGAAGAGGAAGATCTCATCGATAAGTATCACAAAGAAATGGGAAATAG ATGGTCAGCCATAGCTGCAAAGTTACCGGGAAGAAGTGATAACGAAATAAAAAACCATTGGCACACCCACCTGAAAAAACGCACACCCAAACACATTCTAGATGTCTGTAAAAAAGAACAAACTTCCTCGATTGATCATATTATGCAATTCAGCAGCCAACCTCCAAGCGTAATTTCAACATCTAGCACCAATGTTATTTCCAACGAGTCTATAGCATCTCGCAAAGTATCCGATGAGTCGATAGCATCACAAAGATTTTCTGAAGATTCATCATCGAATTCCTCGGGTGTAGAAAGACGGTTTTTAATAGACTTAAATCAAGAATATGTAGAAGAGGAATGA